Proteins encoded by one window of Salvia splendens isolate huo1 chromosome 5, SspV2, whole genome shotgun sequence:
- the LOC121805433 gene encoding myb-related protein 330-like encodes MGRSPCCEKAHTNKGAWTKDEDQRLINYIRAHGEGNWRSLPKSAGLLRCGKSCRLRWINYLRPDLKRGNFSEEEDEIIIKLHSLLGNRWSLIAGRLPGRTDNEIKNYWNTHIKRKLISSGVDPQTHRPLNSAAAAAITQLDFRNSAPPPAPPVAPPSKDNSSSAHDTNCNSTTTEESQAAPQQQREDSGGDVDLELSIGLPSQAKYMKSASFNSSSSAESKSIHKFLWPASEEVVAPPSSSMCVCRTLGFQKGQFGNCQSCNGLYRYL; translated from the exons ATGGGGCGGTCGCCTTGTTGCGAGAAAGCTCACACCAACAAAGGTGCTTGGACTAAAGATGAAGATCAACGCCTCATCAATTACATACGAGCTCACGGCGAAGGCAATTGGCGCTCTCTCCCTAAATCTGCAG GATTGCTGAGGTGTGGAAAGAGCTGCAGATTGAGATGGATTAACTATCTGAGGCCTGATTTAAAAAGGGGGAATTTCAGCGAGGAAGAAGATGAGATTATAATCAAACTCCATAGTTTGTTGGGAAATAG ATGGTCTTTGATAGCAGGGAGATTGCCGGGAAGAACAGATAATGAAATCAAAAATTACTGGAACACTCACATCAAGCGGAAGCTCATTAGCAGTGGCGTCGATCCACAAACCCACCGTCCTCTCaattccgccgccgccgccgcgatAACTCAATTGGATTTCAGAAATTCGGCTCCTCCTCCTGCTCCTCCAGTGGCGCCGCCGTCAAAGGACAACTCTTCGTCGGCGCACGACACGAATTGCAACAGCACCACGACGGAGGAGTCTCAAGCGGCGCCGCAGCAGCAGCGGGAAGACAGCGGCGGCGATGTGGATTTGGAGCTGTCGATTGGGCTGCCTTCGCAGGCTAAGTATATGAAGAGTGCTTCTTTCAACTCGTCTTCTTCGGCAGAGTCGAAGTCGATCCACAAGTTCTTGTGGCCGGCGTCGGAGGAGGTGGTGGCGCCGCCCTCCTCCTCCATGTGCGTCTGTCGGACTCTGGGTTTTCAGAAGGGGCAGTTTGGTAATTGCCAATCTTGTAACGGATTATATAGATACTtatga